One Periophthalmus magnuspinnatus isolate fPerMag1 chromosome 8, fPerMag1.2.pri, whole genome shotgun sequence genomic window carries:
- the nkiras2 gene encoding NF-kappa-B inhibitor-interacting Ras-like protein 2, translated as MGKSCKVVVCGQSAVGKTAVLEQLLYNNHVAGSEPMETLEDIYIGSIETDRGTREQVRFYDTRGLRDGMEFPRHYYTFADGFVLVYSIDSKESFKRMEALKKDIDRHRDKKEVTIIVLGNKLDRQEERRVDSNMAQNWAKNEKVRLWEVSVVERRTLIEPFVFLASKMTQPQSKSTFPLSRNKNKGSGSTDS; from the exons ATGGGCAAGAGCTGTAAAGTAGTAGTTTGTGGGCAGTCTGCAGTCGGTAAAACTGCTGTGTTGGAACAGTTACTATACAACAACCATGTAGCAG GCTCAGAGCCCATGGAGACCCTCGAAGACATCTACATTGGCTCCATAGAGACAGACCGAGGAACCCGGGAGCAGGTTCGTTTCTATGACACCCGAGGGCTGCGCGATGGGATGGAGTTTCCTCGACATTACTACACTTTTGCAGATGGCTTTGTGCTGGTTTACAGCATCGACAGCAAAGAGTCCTTTAAAAGAATGGAGGCTCTGAAAAAGGACATTGACCGTCACAGAGACAAGAAAGAG GTAACTATTATTGTGCTGGGAAACAAGCtggacagacaggaggagaggagagtggacTCGAACATGGCTCAGAACTGGGCCAAGAATGAAAAAGTCCGGCTGTGGGAGGTGTCTGTGGTCGAGCGCCGCACTTTAATCGAACCATTTGTGTTTTTAGCCAGTAAAATGACACAACCACAGAGCAAGTCCACTTTCCCTCTTAGCCGGAATAAGAACAAAGGGAGTGGCTCCACCGACAGTTGA